Proteins found in one Acinetobacter sp. XH1741 genomic segment:
- a CDS encoding NADP-dependent oxidoreductase, translating into MKAAYITRYGKIDDVQINEQPKPSLTENAVLVKVHAASINPLDLRVLEGEFKAILPVSFPFILGNDFAGTVVEVGPNVTQFKVGDEVYAKTDLNGAFAEYTVVQQSSLALKPQNISMEQAAALPLVALTSWQALVEIAKVKAGQKVLIHAGSGGVGSIAIQLAKSLGATVATTTSDKNSGWVKELGADIIIDYKTMDFEQELKDYDVVLDTQGGKTLEKSLNVLKRGGRLISISGPPDHAFAEAINPNWFLKCVIPMLSWSIRHKAKKRGITYTFLFMQPNGQQLSKITELVEAGKIKLVVDQTYGFVQIKEALQYVNTGRSKGKVVLNIADY; encoded by the coding sequence ATGAAAGCAGCTTATATAACCCGCTACGGCAAGATTGATGATGTACAAATCAATGAACAACCCAAACCCTCTCTAACCGAAAATGCAGTACTGGTTAAAGTACATGCAGCCAGTATTAACCCTTTGGACTTAAGAGTTTTAGAGGGTGAATTTAAGGCAATTCTGCCCGTATCATTTCCTTTTATTTTGGGTAATGATTTTGCAGGTACAGTTGTAGAAGTAGGCCCAAACGTTACCCAGTTTAAAGTCGGTGATGAGGTCTATGCCAAGACCGATTTAAACGGCGCTTTTGCCGAATATACGGTCGTTCAACAATCTTCACTTGCACTTAAACCACAAAATATTTCGATGGAACAAGCAGCAGCCCTACCGTTAGTTGCTTTGACTTCATGGCAAGCACTGGTTGAAATCGCAAAAGTTAAAGCTGGTCAAAAAGTACTTATTCATGCAGGTTCAGGTGGTGTGGGTTCAATTGCAATTCAACTTGCCAAATCACTTGGCGCTACGGTTGCAACCACAACCAGTGACAAAAATAGTGGTTGGGTGAAAGAGCTAGGCGCCGACATTATTATTGACTATAAAACAATGGACTTTGAGCAGGAGCTTAAAGACTACGACGTAGTTTTAGATACACAAGGCGGGAAAACCTTAGAAAAATCACTAAACGTTCTTAAACGCGGTGGACGTCTTATTAGTATTTCAGGACCACCTGACCATGCTTTTGCAGAGGCAATTAATCCGAACTGGTTCCTAAAATGTGTTATCCCGATGTTAAGCTGGTCAATTCGACATAAAGCAAAGAAACGTGGCATTACTTATACATTTTTATTTATGCAGCCGAATGGTCAACAGCTCTCAAAAATTACTGAACTGGTAGAAGCTGGAAAAATTAAACTTGTGGTTGACCAGACCTATGGCTTTGTTCAAATCAAAGAAGCGCTTCAATATGTGAATACTGGCCGATCAAAAGGAAAAGTGGTATTAAATATAGCTGACTATTAA
- a CDS encoding MerR family transcriptional regulator — protein MNISELSKLSGLSTPTIRYYEQIKLLPKAKRKSNGYREYTDNDLKQLSLIQQAQQVGFSLAEIKSFLPSKVAVWDHDALIQTIETKIQEIELLEQKLKVSKQNLHTMINAINNKPDEITCEQNAERLMNLYFDKVKTP, from the coding sequence ATGAATATTAGCGAGTTATCTAAACTAAGTGGTTTAAGTACCCCTACAATTCGTTACTATGAGCAAATCAAACTCTTGCCTAAAGCAAAAAGAAAATCGAATGGCTATCGAGAATATACCGATAACGATTTAAAACAGCTTTCTTTAATCCAGCAAGCCCAGCAAGTCGGCTTTTCTTTAGCAGAAATTAAATCTTTTTTGCCATCGAAAGTTGCCGTTTGGGATCATGATGCACTCATTCAAACGATTGAAACCAAAATTCAGGAAATAGAACTTTTAGAACAGAAACTTAAAGTAAGTAAGCAAAACTTACATACCATGATTAATGCGATCAATAATAAACCCGATGAAATTACGTGTGAACAAAATGCAGAACGCCTCATGAATCTTTATTTTGACAAAGTAAAAACACCATAG
- a CDS encoding TetR/AcrR family transcriptional regulator: protein MARPRSEDKRNAILSAAIETLAELGERASTSKIAKVAGVAEGTLFTYFSNKEELLNQLYLSLKAELRQVMMLSYPADSDLQTQMSHIWQSYLDWSLEAPLKRKVMAQLSTSEQITEQSKQIGMQTFCDLTQNIQERINDGKLRDYPPLFIASILGAIAEVTLNFIAQAPSQAERYRESGFEAFWHAVSI, encoded by the coding sequence ATGGCTCGTCCTCGCAGTGAAGATAAACGTAATGCAATTTTAAGTGCTGCTATTGAAACATTAGCTGAGCTTGGCGAACGTGCGTCTACCTCAAAAATTGCTAAAGTTGCTGGCGTGGCAGAAGGTACTTTATTTACCTATTTTAGTAATAAAGAAGAACTACTCAACCAGTTATATCTTTCACTCAAGGCCGAACTGCGTCAGGTCATGATGCTTAGTTACCCTGCTGATTCTGACTTACAAACGCAAATGTCACATATCTGGCAAAGCTATTTGGACTGGAGTTTAGAAGCTCCCCTTAAGCGTAAAGTGATGGCGCAGCTTTCAACCTCGGAACAAATTACTGAGCAAAGCAAACAAATTGGCATGCAAACCTTTTGTGATCTCACCCAAAACATTCAAGAACGTATTAACGATGGAAAACTACGTGATTACCCGCCGTTATTTATTGCTTCAATTTTAGGTGCGATTGCCGAAGTTACACTTAATTTTATTGCCCAAGCCCCTTCTCAAGCCGAGCGTTATCGCGAATCTGGCTTTGAAGCGTTTTGGCATGCTGTTTCAATATAG
- a CDS encoding type 1 glutamine amidotransferase domain-containing protein, whose amino-acid sequence MSKRILHVVTNVSRYKDVDQQTGLWLGELTHAYDEFEKQGYVQDIVSPNGGKTPIEPKSLVPLVADKSVKDREKDQAFITLLANTFKPSDINWQDYDVIYYTGGHGVMWDFLDNPELQEITKNIYEKGGIVSSVCHGYCGLLNVRLSNGKRLIDGKKLTGFAWSEEVLAGVAKKVPYNAEELAKENGARYEKAFIPFAPYVVQDGNLITGQNPFSAKKTALAIIEELEKS is encoded by the coding sequence ATGTCTAAACGCATATTACACGTCGTGACCAATGTTTCACGCTATAAGGATGTAGATCAACAAACCGGGCTGTGGTTAGGTGAGCTCACTCATGCCTATGATGAATTTGAAAAGCAAGGTTACGTGCAAGACATTGTCAGTCCAAATGGTGGCAAAACCCCGATTGAACCTAAATCGCTTGTGCCTTTAGTGGCTGATAAATCTGTTAAAGACCGAGAAAAAGATCAAGCATTTATTACGCTGTTAGCAAATACTTTTAAGCCTTCAGATATTAATTGGCAAGATTATGATGTGATCTATTACACAGGCGGTCATGGTGTTATGTGGGACTTTTTAGATAATCCTGAACTGCAAGAAATCACCAAAAATATTTATGAAAAGGGTGGCATTGTTTCAAGCGTTTGCCACGGTTATTGCGGCTTGCTCAATGTCAGGCTTTCAAATGGTAAACGACTTATAGACGGGAAAAAGTTAACTGGCTTTGCATGGAGTGAAGAGGTTTTGGCTGGGGTTGCAAAAAAAGTCCCATACAATGCCGAAGAGCTCGCTAAAGAAAATGGCGCTCGTTATGAAAAAGCTTTCATTCCATTTGCACCGTATGTGGTTCAGGACGGCAACTTAATTACGGGACAAAACCCGTTTTCTGCTAAAAAAACGGCTCTAGCGATTATAGAAGAGTTAGAAAAGTCATAA
- a CDS encoding alpha/beta hydrolase, producing MNFLLNTVAMSLTALSVFSAPLTQAEVVPSVSFNEPSIQAYKVSSSAVSNLQAGQQAEQDTNWKNVPTQFINAGGVNFAYREYGQQNGGTPVIFLNHLAAVLDNWDPRIIDGIAAKHHVVVFDNRGVGASTGKPAQSIEQMADDAIAFIQAKGFKQVDLFGFSMGGMISQEIVLKQPNLVRKMILSGTGPAGGTGISTVGRISNSDLVRGMVTGQDPKVYLFFTRTENGKAAAKQFIQRINERTENRDKEITISAYRAQLKALKKWGSKKPSDLSVIQQPVLVANGDHDRMVPTVNTYDLAKRLPNSSLVIYPDAGHGGIFQFHEDFVKQSLTFLAK from the coding sequence ATGAATTTTTTATTAAATACAGTGGCGATGAGTTTGACGGCGTTATCTGTTTTTAGCGCTCCCTTAACTCAGGCAGAGGTTGTGCCATCGGTTTCTTTTAATGAACCATCAATTCAGGCATATAAAGTGTCATCAAGTGCTGTTAGCAATCTGCAAGCAGGGCAACAAGCCGAGCAAGATACAAATTGGAAGAATGTACCAACTCAATTTATTAATGCAGGTGGCGTTAACTTCGCTTACCGAGAATATGGTCAACAAAACGGTGGAACGCCAGTCATTTTCTTAAATCACTTGGCGGCTGTTCTAGATAATTGGGACCCACGAATTATTGATGGAATTGCAGCTAAACATCATGTGGTGGTGTTTGATAATCGTGGTGTTGGTGCTTCTACAGGTAAACCAGCCCAGTCGATTGAGCAAATGGCAGACGATGCGATTGCTTTCATACAAGCAAAAGGCTTTAAGCAAGTTGATTTATTTGGCTTCTCGATGGGTGGCATGATTTCACAAGAGATTGTTTTGAAGCAGCCAAATTTAGTTCGAAAAATGATTTTGTCGGGAACTGGCCCTGCGGGTGGTACAGGCATTAGTACCGTAGGGCGAATTTCGAATTCGGATTTAGTCCGTGGAATGGTGACTGGTCAAGATCCTAAAGTTTATCTTTTCTTCACACGTACAGAAAATGGTAAAGCTGCCGCTAAACAGTTTATTCAACGTATTAACGAACGTACCGAAAACCGCGATAAAGAAATCACCATTTCTGCCTACCGTGCCCAGCTTAAAGCACTCAAAAAATGGGGAAGTAAGAAACCTTCCGACCTTTCTGTGATTCAACAACCTGTGTTAGTTGCTAATGGCGATCATGACCGAATGGTTCCAACCGTGAACACCTATGATTTGGCAAAACGTTTGCCCAATAGTTCTCTCGTAATCTACCCAGATGCTGGCCATGGTGGAATTTTCCAGTTCCATGAAGATTTTGTAAAACAATCACTTACATTCTTAGCGAAATAA
- a CDS encoding MBL fold metallo-hydrolase, giving the protein MTISNTTEFPSPLMPSQQHNGKFRNTRPNQHKPSFGKTLQLMWKFLFNKPKDTVPNKEIPVLSLSKEQLLSAPDRSLFRLGHSTILLKLRNEFWLTDPVFSERASPFQWIGPKRFHQPPISIADLPPIKGVILSHNHYDHLDYHAVMQLNDKVEHFLTPLGVGDTLIKWGIPAEKIQQLDWWDTTHVEGLELVATPAHHFSGRGMSDSNATLWASWVIIDNDLRVFFSGDTGYFDGFKEIGHRYGPFDLTMLETGAYDPEWPDVHMQPEQTLQAHIDLKGRHLLPVHNGTFDLALHAWDDPFERIVGLAHEHKLAISTPQMGEVLDLNNPNVKNYWWRS; this is encoded by the coding sequence ATGACTATTTCAAACACTACAGAGTTTCCTTCTCCCTTAATGCCATCACAACAGCATAATGGCAAATTTAGAAATACGCGTCCGAATCAACACAAGCCTTCTTTTGGCAAAACGCTTCAACTTATGTGGAAGTTTCTATTTAACAAGCCAAAAGACACCGTACCTAATAAAGAGATTCCAGTTTTAAGTTTGTCAAAAGAACAACTTTTAAGTGCACCTGATCGCTCTTTATTTCGTTTAGGGCATTCAACCATTTTGTTAAAACTGCGTAATGAATTTTGGTTAACCGACCCCGTTTTTTCAGAGCGTGCTTCACCTTTTCAGTGGATTGGCCCAAAACGTTTTCACCAACCACCAATTAGTATTGCTGACTTACCACCGATTAAAGGTGTGATTTTGTCGCATAATCACTACGACCACCTCGACTACCATGCAGTCATGCAACTTAACGATAAAGTTGAGCATTTCTTAACGCCGCTTGGTGTGGGTGACACCCTTATTAAATGGGGAATTCCAGCAGAAAAAATTCAACAACTCGACTGGTGGGATACCACCCATGTAGAGGGGCTTGAACTGGTTGCTACCCCTGCCCATCACTTTTCAGGCCGCGGTATGAGCGATAGCAATGCAACCCTTTGGGCTTCGTGGGTAATTATTGATAATGACTTACGTGTATTTTTTAGCGGTGACACTGGCTATTTTGACGGGTTTAAAGAGATTGGACACCGCTATGGCCCCTTTGATTTGACCATGTTAGAAACTGGCGCTTATGACCCTGAATGGCCCGATGTTCACATGCAACCAGAGCAAACTTTACAAGCACATATCGATTTAAAAGGACGTCATTTGTTGCCTGTGCACAATGGTACTTTTGACTTGGCGCTCCATGCTTGGGATGACCCATTTGAACGTATTGTCGGTTTGGCACATGAACATAAGTTAGCGATTAGCACGCCCCAGATGGGTGAAGTTTTAGATCTAAATAACCCAAATGTCAAAAATTATTGGTGGCGTTCGTAA
- a CDS encoding FAD-dependent oxidoreductase, whose product MSKRIIIAGSGFAGLWAALAAQRAIHLASQDQNIEVVMVSPSPNVDIRPRLYEAVLENMYPDISELLSVVDVKYVAGWVNEIDATAQNLVITTTQGDKQTLSYDRFILATGSTTFMPPIPGLTEYGFSVSTLEDAEKLDQHLKNLANKPANAARNTVVVAGGGLTGIETVTEMPERLRSILGETDIRVVLVDSSEEIGAALGDEAAAVIREALEELGVEGKAGLRVTALDASGVTLSNGEKIEAETVIWTAGMRANSLTSQIAGEKDNLGRILGDAYLHAPEAKNIFVTGDTVKVPTDDVGNFNVMSCQHAMSLGRVAGYNAAAELVDLPLHAYSQPKYVTCVDLGPWGALYTEGWDRKVQFVRHEAKKIKQEINTVWIYPPVADREAVFAIANPDFVIVP is encoded by the coding sequence ATGAGTAAGCGTATTATTATTGCAGGTTCTGGCTTTGCTGGTTTATGGGCTGCCCTTGCTGCACAACGGGCAATTCACTTAGCATCGCAAGATCAAAACATTGAAGTAGTGATGGTTTCCCCTAGTCCAAATGTAGATATTCGTCCTCGTCTTTATGAAGCTGTACTTGAAAATATGTACCCTGATATTTCAGAGTTATTAAGTGTAGTTGACGTTAAATATGTGGCTGGCTGGGTAAATGAAATTGATGCTACTGCCCAAAATCTTGTGATTACCACAACTCAGGGCGATAAACAGACTTTAAGCTATGACCGTTTTATTCTGGCAACTGGAAGTACGACATTTATGCCACCTATACCGGGACTTACCGAATATGGTTTTAGCGTAAGTACATTAGAGGATGCGGAAAAATTAGACCAGCATCTTAAAAACCTAGCCAATAAACCTGCAAATGCAGCTCGTAATACTGTAGTTGTCGCTGGTGGCGGCCTGACTGGGATTGAAACAGTGACCGAAATGCCTGAGCGTCTGCGTAGCATTTTAGGTGAAACTGATATTCGTGTGGTTTTAGTCGATTCATCTGAAGAAATTGGTGCAGCATTGGGTGACGAAGCTGCGGCTGTCATTCGTGAAGCTCTCGAGGAACTTGGTGTTGAAGGTAAAGCTGGGCTACGCGTTACTGCACTTGATGCTTCTGGTGTAACCCTTTCTAACGGCGAAAAAATTGAAGCAGAAACGGTTATTTGGACTGCGGGCATGCGAGCAAACTCACTTACCTCTCAAATTGCAGGTGAAAAAGATAATTTAGGCCGTATTTTAGGGGATGCTTATTTACATGCACCTGAAGCAAAAAATATTTTTGTGACGGGTGATACGGTAAAAGTTCCAACCGACGATGTAGGTAATTTTAACGTGATGTCATGTCAGCACGCGATGAGCTTAGGCCGTGTAGCGGGTTACAATGCTGCGGCGGAATTGGTTGATTTACCACTTCATGCCTATAGCCAACCAAAGTATGTGACTTGTGTCGACTTAGGCCCATGGGGCGCACTTTATACTGAAGGATGGGATAGAAAAGTTCAATTTGTACGTCATGAGGCGAAAAAAATTAAACAAGAAATTAATACGGTTTGGATTTATCCACCAGTTGCAGACCGTGAAGCTGTTTTTGCTATAGCAAATCCTGATTTCGTAATTGTTCCTTAA
- a CDS encoding DUF2231 domain-containing protein, whose translation MKIVRSRTGVLFTLYSLLNPIPFGFFVGALIFDITYKNTGEILWANAASWLVVLGLIFAIIPRLINLFYVWFRPIQNIRKAEIAGFFLYGFAIVSGIFNAFIHSRDAYGIVPANVILSFITVLLICIYYIYESTARNDVKD comes from the coding sequence ATGAAAATAGTAAGATCAAGAACTGGAGTGCTTTTCACCCTTTATTCATTATTAAATCCTATTCCATTTGGTTTTTTTGTTGGAGCTTTAATTTTTGATATTACTTATAAAAATACAGGTGAAATATTATGGGCCAATGCAGCGAGTTGGCTCGTTGTGCTGGGGCTAATTTTTGCCATTATTCCTCGTTTAATTAATTTATTTTATGTGTGGTTTAGACCAATACAAAATATTAGGAAAGCTGAAATAGCTGGTTTTTTTCTTTATGGTTTTGCCATAGTGAGCGGAATCTTTAATGCTTTTATACATAGTCGAGATGCGTATGGGATTGTTCCTGCTAACGTAATTCTTTCTTTCATCACTGTTTTATTAATTTGTATTTATTACATATATGAGTCGACTGCTAGAAATGATGTAAAAGATTAA
- a CDS encoding alpha/beta hydrolase, with protein sequence MTTITHQTAETQFIEVDGAKFAYRRWGNSNTGQPPLFFLQHFRGGLDNWDPIITNGLAQGREVILFNGRGIASSTGQPRTRIEDMADDAAAAIRALGLKQVDLLGFSLGGFQAQDLVRRHPELVRKLMLLGTGPRGGKPSVDDPQVAALVLKHATTAVPSEEDFLFLFFGRSDTAIQAGRDFWQRRHERKDQDTPSSVEVMQAQIEANMHFLPPLDEQDPFAHLREIKQPTFILNGVDDVMIPTINAYHMALNIPNAQLFIYPDAGHGAQFQYPERFVKHAIQFLDE encoded by the coding sequence ATGACAACAATTACACACCAAACAGCCGAGACCCAATTCATTGAAGTAGATGGAGCAAAATTTGCCTATCGTCGATGGGGTAACTCAAACACAGGACAACCACCGCTATTTTTTCTTCAACACTTTCGAGGTGGTTTAGACAACTGGGACCCAATCATTACCAATGGTTTGGCACAAGGGCGTGAAGTCATTTTATTTAATGGTCGAGGCATTGCTTCATCTACAGGGCAGCCTCGTACCCGTATTGAAGATATGGCAGATGATGCAGCCGCAGCCATCCGTGCATTGGGCCTAAAACAAGTTGATTTATTAGGCTTTTCACTCGGCGGATTTCAGGCACAAGATTTAGTACGCCGTCATCCTGAACTTGTAAGAAAGCTGATGCTTTTAGGTACAGGCCCAAGAGGGGGTAAACCAAGTGTTGATGACCCACAAGTGGCTGCATTGGTATTGAAACATGCAACAACTGCTGTGCCATCTGAAGAAGACTTTCTCTTTTTATTTTTTGGCCGATCTGACACTGCTATTCAAGCAGGCCGTGACTTTTGGCAACGTCGACATGAGCGCAAAGATCAAGATACACCAAGCTCAGTTGAAGTCATGCAGGCACAGATCGAAGCCAATATGCATTTCTTACCACCACTTGATGAACAAGATCCATTTGCGCATTTACGTGAGATTAAACAGCCTACTTTCATTTTAAATGGTGTGGATGATGTGATGATTCCAACCATCAATGCCTATCACATGGCACTTAACATTCCAAACGCGCAGCTATTTATCTATCCAGACGCAGGACATGGTGCTCAATTTCAATACCCTGAGCGCTTTGTAAAGCATGCAATCCAGTTTTTAGATGAATAA
- a CDS encoding Arc family DNA-binding protein produces MKSINDSEPIFTQYSLRLSNELRDKLKSNAKKNDRSLNKEIIARLEQSLILDQCPECVKYLQTVEGHKNIFEEQYKLFEELNKIK; encoded by the coding sequence ATGAAAAGCATCAATGATAGTGAACCTATATTTACGCAATATAGTTTACGTTTATCTAATGAACTGCGGGATAAGCTTAAAAGTAATGCTAAAAAGAATGACCGTTCCCTCAATAAAGAGATTATAGCAAGGCTTGAACAGTCACTAATTTTAGACCAGTGCCCTGAATGTGTTAAGTATTTACAAACAGTTGAGGGTCATAAAAATATATTTGAAGAACAATATAAATTATTTGAGGAGTTGAATAAAATTAAGTGA
- a CDS encoding sorbosone dehydrogenase family protein, with amino-acid sequence MKTIYKTTLFFLMNLALFGCSKENVVDLDKQYGANPELPEAQNYLVPPMKVPRGVGWAENQKPVVAQGLKIEKIADNLLHPRQLYTLPNGDVLVVEANSPGEAPTTTPKQLIANKVKGLSGKGGKGGNQITLLRPTETGEWKRYVFLKNLYSPFGVQLIGDSLYVANTNNITKYHYVDGSTSINETGTVLADLPDTINHHWTKSLVASKDGTKLYVGVGSNSNIGEKGLAVEYRRATVLEVDVLSGASRIYASGIRNPTGLQIEPETNQLFAIVNERDEIGGSLVPDYLTAVQDKGFYGWPYSYFGQHLDTRVKQQRPDLVKKAIKPDYSLGSHVAPLGLWFASDKTNLGDQFKKGAFVSNHGSWNRTPLNGYNVVFIPFINGKPTGIPKTVVSGFYSQDQKSLYGAPVGLTEDRSGALLVADDVGNIIWRVSHQ; translated from the coding sequence ATGAAAACTATCTATAAAACCACATTATTTTTTTTAATGAACTTAGCACTATTTGGATGTAGTAAAGAAAACGTTGTTGATCTGGATAAACAGTATGGCGCAAATCCTGAGTTACCAGAAGCCCAAAATTATTTAGTTCCTCCTATGAAAGTTCCACGAGGAGTGGGTTGGGCAGAAAATCAAAAACCAGTTGTGGCTCAAGGATTAAAAATTGAAAAAATTGCCGATAACTTACTACACCCAAGACAACTTTACACACTTCCAAATGGCGATGTTTTAGTGGTTGAAGCGAATAGCCCAGGTGAAGCACCGACTACAACACCAAAACAGCTTATCGCAAATAAAGTTAAAGGCCTTTCGGGCAAAGGTGGAAAAGGGGGCAACCAAATAACCCTACTACGCCCGACTGAAACTGGTGAGTGGAAACGATATGTTTTCCTCAAAAACCTCTACTCTCCTTTTGGTGTACAGCTCATTGGTGACTCTTTATACGTTGCTAATACAAACAACATTACTAAATATCATTATGTAGACGGCTCAACTTCCATTAATGAAACGGGAACGGTTCTAGCAGATTTACCAGACACGATTAATCACCATTGGACAAAATCTCTAGTCGCCAGTAAAGACGGAACTAAACTCTATGTGGGTGTAGGTTCAAATAGTAATATTGGTGAAAAAGGTTTAGCTGTTGAGTATCGCCGAGCAACTGTACTTGAAGTGGATGTACTTAGCGGCGCTAGTCGGATCTATGCAAGTGGAATACGAAATCCAACAGGTTTACAAATAGAACCTGAAACCAATCAACTTTTCGCCATCGTAAATGAGCGAGATGAAATTGGTGGAAGCTTAGTTCCTGACTACTTAACTGCTGTACAAGATAAAGGTTTCTATGGTTGGCCATATAGCTATTTTGGTCAGCACCTTGATACGCGTGTAAAACAACAACGTCCAGATTTGGTTAAAAAAGCAATTAAGCCAGACTATTCATTAGGCTCTCATGTTGCGCCGTTAGGTTTATGGTTTGCATCAGACAAAACAAATCTTGGTGATCAATTTAAAAAAGGTGCTTTTGTTAGTAATCATGGTAGTTGGAATCGAACTCCTTTAAATGGTTACAACGTCGTGTTTATCCCATTTATAAATGGTAAACCAACAGGAATTCCTAAAACTGTAGTGAGTGGTTTTTACTCTCAAGATCAAAAGAGTTTATACGGTGCGCCTGTAGGCCTTACAGAAGATCGCTCAGGGGCTTTATTGGTTGCAGATGATGTCGGAAATATAATCTGGCGAGTAAGCCATCAATAA
- a CDS encoding oxidoreductase, which yields MTSKVVLITGASSGIGLATADLLHEAGFVVYGTSRQAKNSSNYKFHLIELDVNQDDSVTQAIEKVITNEGRIDVLINNAGFAISPAGAEESSMQQAQAIFDTNFFGAVRMTRAVIPHMRQKKSGLILNISSILGLVPMPFGALYSASKHALEGYSESLDHELRSQSIRVSLIEPAYTNTSLGINLLEADNKVSFYDQTREKLHKQMIHSINKSDDPSVVAHTILNVIERQNIVPRYTAGKTAKSLKALRRFAPVKVFDKLIQRSMKV from the coding sequence ATGACCAGCAAAGTAGTTCTCATTACAGGTGCATCTTCGGGTATTGGGTTAGCAACCGCAGACCTTTTACATGAGGCAGGGTTTGTTGTTTATGGCACAAGCCGACAAGCAAAAAACTCATCAAACTATAAATTTCATCTGATTGAGTTAGATGTAAATCAAGATGACTCGGTCACTCAAGCCATTGAAAAAGTAATAACAAATGAAGGCCGAATTGATGTCTTAATTAACAATGCTGGGTTTGCAATATCGCCCGCTGGTGCTGAAGAAAGCTCAATGCAACAAGCACAGGCTATTTTTGATACTAACTTCTTTGGTGCCGTTCGAATGACTCGCGCAGTTATTCCGCACATGCGTCAGAAAAAATCAGGGCTTATTTTAAATATCAGTTCAATTCTTGGACTTGTGCCTATGCCTTTTGGCGCTCTTTATTCTGCGTCCAAACATGCACTTGAAGGTTATTCTGAATCTTTAGACCACGAGCTTAGATCACAAAGTATTCGAGTGTCTTTGATTGAACCTGCTTATACCAATACTTCTTTAGGAATAAACTTACTCGAAGCAGATAATAAAGTTTCTTTTTACGATCAAACACGTGAAAAGCTACACAAACAAATGATTCATTCAATTAATAAGTCAGATGACCCGAGCGTAGTTGCGCATACCATTTTAAATGTCATCGAGCGTCAAAACATTGTGCCTCGCTACACAGCAGGTAAAACTGCAAAGAGCTTAAAAGCGTTACGACGATTTGCTCCTGTAAAAGTCTTTGACAAGTTAATTCAGCGAAGCATGAAGGTGTAG
- a CDS encoding Rrf2 family transcriptional regulator → MAYITSSVEYAIHCLLFLVNNEDKPLSSKDLAELQGVSPSFMAKIFPKLEKAGLVVAQEGVRGGYLLAQSAHEISFLDIVNAIEGEKPLFECQEVRGKCAVFNNAPPDWATSGVCAVHAVMLQAEKAMRDALGTHTLGDIADRFGRYAPDVFFSDVNGWISERIEGRTAKMRKSKISRDTPD, encoded by the coding sequence ATGGCTTATATCACTAGTAGCGTCGAGTATGCGATTCACTGTCTTCTTTTTCTTGTGAACAATGAAGATAAACCTTTGAGTAGTAAAGATCTTGCCGAATTACAAGGAGTATCTCCGAGTTTTATGGCCAAGATTTTTCCTAAACTTGAAAAGGCTGGACTTGTTGTAGCACAAGAAGGTGTTCGAGGCGGCTATTTACTGGCTCAATCTGCTCACGAAATCAGTTTTTTGGATATTGTGAATGCAATTGAGGGTGAAAAACCGCTTTTTGAGTGCCAAGAAGTTCGTGGTAAATGTGCAGTCTTTAACAATGCCCCTCCCGATTGGGCAACCAGTGGTGTGTGCGCAGTACATGCGGTCATGCTACAGGCTGAAAAAGCCATGCGAGATGCTTTAGGTACTCATACACTTGGCGATATTGCAGACCGTTTTGGCCGTTATGCTCCCGATGTGTTTTTTAGTGATGTAAATGGTTGGATCAGTGAACGCATTGAAGGAAGAACAGCAAAAATGCGAAAAAGTAAAATATCACGGGATACGCCCGACTAA